One part of the Xylocopa sonorina isolate GNS202 chromosome 10, iyXylSono1_principal, whole genome shotgun sequence genome encodes these proteins:
- the LOC143428362 gene encoding succinyl-CoA:acetate/propanoyl-CoA:succinate CoA transferase has translation MFGFNFRRNLDSTFSKLVPTRTFNSCGLRYLREPLQPLKRCPRWVCVEDAVKIINSEHLVFIQGGAATPNELIRAMTEHGVCNNLRGVRLIHMGLEGDAPFASPEFEKHFRSISFYISSNLREAVNEGRADYIPIFLHEVPKLFYERRIIPDVALIHVSVPDARGFCSLGVSVDCTRAALSSAKVIVAQVNEHMPRSFGDTVIHSSHIDWAVKYDCPLPCVASTPPNEIEQEIGKLIAQRLVDDGATLQLGIGNIPDAVLCSLGNHKDLGVHTEILGDTMVDLAERGNISNKMKVKHRGRMVSSLAIGTKRVYDFLHNNPFIEMLSINYVNDPRVISQQPKMTAINSCIEMDITGQICSDSLGCKMYSGFGGQLDFTRGAAMGQDGRGKAIIAFPSVTSKGESKIQPVIKLGGGIVVTRAHAHYIVTEHGIANLFGKTLRQRANALIQIAHPDHRECLEKAAFERLKTNPTKYL, from the exons ATGTTTGGTTTCAATTTTCGACGAAATCTGGACTCTACGTTCAGCAAACTTGTACCAACCAGAACTTTTAACTCGTGCGGCTTAAGATATTTACGCGAACCTTTACAACCACTAAAACGATGCCCACGCTGGGTTTGTGTAGAAGATGCGGTAAAAATTATCAATTCAG AACACCTAGTTTTTATACAAGGAGGTGCAGCTACTCCTAACGAGTTGATACGTGCGATGACTGAACACGGGGTCTGTAATAATCTACGTGGTGTACGATTGATTCACATGGGCCTCGAAGGAGATGCACCATTTGCGAGCCCTGAATTTGAGA AACATTTCAGATCCATTAGCTTTTACATCAGTTCCAATCTTAGAGAGGCCGTTAATGAGGGAAGAGCAGATTATATTCCAATATTCCTCCATGAAGTACCAAAACTTTTTTACGAAAGGAGAATCATTCCAGACGTCGCATTAATTCACGTCAGTGTACCTGATGCTCGCGGTTTTTGCTCCTTGGGCGTTAGCGTAGACTGTACCCGCGCTGCGCTTAGTTCAGCCAAAGTTATTGTTG CTCAAGTTAACGAACATATGCCAAGATCGTTCGGGGACACTGTCATTCATTCTAGTCATATCGACTGGGCAGTTAAATACGACTGTCCTTTACCATGTGTGGCTAGTACACCACCGAATGAAATCGAACAAGAAATTGGCAAACTAATCGCTCAGCGATTAGTAGACGATGGGGCGACCTTACAACTTGGAATTGGCAACATACCCGACGCTGTTCTTTGTTCCCTTGGCAATCACAAAGACTTGGGCGTTCACACGGAAATACTTGGCGATACAATGGTAGATTTAGCGGAAAGAGGAAATATTTCGAATAAAATGAAAGTGAAACATAGAGGACGTATGGTCAGTTCTTTGGCAATTGGCACTAAAAGAGTCTACGACTTTTTACACAATAATCCATTTATAG AAATGCTTTCAATTAATTACGTGAATGATCCTCGAGTAATATCTCAACAACCAAAAATGACAGCCATTAATTCCTGTATAGAAATGGATATTACCGGTCAAATATGTTCGGACAGTTTAGGTTGCAAAATGTATTCTGGCTTTGGTGGTCAACTTGACTTTACTCGAGGTGCAGCAATGGGTCAGGATGGTCGAGGGAAAGCTATAATCGCATTTCCTTCGGTAACGAGTAAAGGAGAAAGTAAAATTCAACCAGTAATAAAGCTAG GTGGAGGTATAGTAGTAACAAGGGCACATGCACATTATATAGTTACCGAGCACGGAATAGCAAACCTTTTTGGTAAGACACTACGTCAAAGGGCAAATGCATTGATTCAAATTGCTCATCCAGACCATAGAGAATGTCTTGAGAAAGCTGCATTCGAAAGATTGAAAACTAATCCAACAAAATATTTGTAA
- the LOC143428163 gene encoding succinyl-CoA:acetate/propanoyl-CoA:succinate CoA transferase: MAALKRIVNLSKTLKSVTAKSYPCCFQTSKKTYFTYMNEPSMPIPNKQPCWLKTADEAIEKAELDSDQVIFVQGAAATPTELLRAMTDYGVRCDVRNVKLYHMHIEGPAPFAKPENAKHFRSISFFIGGNVRAAVNAGNADCVPIFLHEIPRVFKEGYLKPDIAFIHVSPPDEHGYCSLGTSVDCVRSAISHSNIIVALVNKHMPRTFGDALIHASHLDFAVEHHVPLPVHPVKAPSKEEQQIGKYIAENLVVDGATMQMGIGSIPDAVLSLLGNHKNLGIHSEMFSDGVVELVKKGCITNSCKTMHRGRIVGSFCTGSEKLYEFMHNNPFIEMLVVDYVNDPKIVAKQPNMTAINSCIEVDITGQICSDSIGTRMYSGFGGQLDFIMGAALSEDRNGKPIIAIQSVTAKGESKIQPVLKSGAGVVTNRAVVRYVVTEHGIASLFGKSLQQRSYELIQIAHPDHREALEKAAFERLKVMPAP, translated from the exons ATGGCGGCTCTTAAACGAATAGTCAACCTGTCTAAGACTCTTAAATCAGTGACAGCTAAATCTTATCCTTGCTGTTTTCAAACGTCGAAGAAGACTTATTTTACGTACATGAATGAACCCTCTATGCCGATACCAAACAAACAACCGTGTTGGCTCAAAACTGCCGATGAAGCTATTGAGAAGGCAGAACTAGATTCGG aCCAAGTCATATTTGTCCAGGGTGCAGCGGCGACACCCACGGAATTATTAAGGGCAATGACCGATTATGGTGTCCGATGCGACGTAAGAAATGTAAAATTGTATCATATGCACATCGAAGGTCCCGCGCCATTCGCAAAACCAGAAAATGCAA AACATTTCAGGTCCATCAGCTTCTTTATCGGGGGCAATGTGAGAGCAGCAGTTAATGCCGGAAACGCTGATTGCGTGCCAATTTTTTTGCATGAAATCCCACGTGTGTTTAAGGAAGGCTACCTTAAGCCTGATATTGCGTTTATCCACGTTAGCCCTCCCGACGAACATGGATACTGCTCGTTGGGTACTAGTGTGGATTGTGTACGATCCGCCATAAGCCACTCGAATATTATCGTAG CATTGGTAAACAAACACATGCCAAGAACATTTGGCGATGCTCTGATTCACGCTAGCCACTTGGACTTCGCCGTGGAGCATCACGTACCGCTCCCCGTACATCCTGTAAAAGCGCCATCGAAGGAGGAACAACAAATTGGTAAATATATAGCGGAGAATCTGGTAGTGGATGGAGCCACGATGCAAATGGGTATTGGAAGCATACCAGATGCGGTATTGTCGCTACTCGGCAATCACAAGAATCTTGGAATTCATAGCGAGATGTTCAGTGACGGTGTAGTGGAGCTCGTAAAAAAGGGATGCATAACAAACAGTTGTAAAACGATGCACAGAGGCAGAATCGTTGGTTCATTTTGCACTGGCTCAGAGAAGCTATACGAATTTATGCACAATAATCCTTTCATAG AAATGTTAGTAGTGGATTATGTGAATGATCCAAAAATAGTGGCCAAGCAACCAAATATGACGGCCATTAATTCGTGCATAGAAGTCGATATTACTGGTCAAATTTGTTCCGATAGTATTGGAACTAGAATGTACTCCGGATTCGGTGGACAATTAGATTTTATTATGGGTGCAGCACTCAGTGAAGACCGCAATGGGAAACCTATCATTGCAATACAATCTGTTACTGCGAAGGGTGAAAGTAAAATTCAACCAGTCTTAAAATCAG GCGCTGGCGTTGTGACAAACAGAGCGGTTGTTCGATATGTCGTCACGGAACACGGGATTGCCAGTCTATTTGGTAAAAGCCTTCAACAGCGATCGTACGAGCTGATACAAATTGCTCATCCCGATcacagagaagcattagagaaggCTGCATTTGAACGTTTGAAAGTGATGCCGGCGCCATAA
- the Vha55 gene encoding V-type proton ATPase subunit Vha55 → MYSKTIGERQATKEQILAITRDFISQPRLTYKTVSGVNGPLVILDEVKFPKFAEIVQLKLADGSMRSGQVLEVSGSKAVVQVFEGTSGIDAKNTHCEFTGDILRTPVSEDMLGRVFNGSGKPIDKGPPILAEDFLDIDGQPINPWSRIYPEEMIQTGISAIDVMNSIARGQKIPIFSAAGLPHNEIAAQICRQAGLVKLPGKSVLDSHEDNFAIVFAAMGVNMETARFFKQDFEENGSMENVCLFLNLANDPTIERIITPRLALTAAEFLAYQCEKHVLVILTDMSSYAEALREVSAAREEVPGRRGFPGYMYTDLATIYERAGRVEGRNGSITQIPILTMPNDDITHPIPDLTGYITEGQIYVDRQLHNRQIYPPVNVLPSLSRLMKSAIGEGFTRKDHSDVSNQLYACYAIGKDVQAMKAVVGEEALTPDDLLYLEFLSKFEKNFISQGSYENRTVFESLDIGWQLLRIFPKEMLKRIPANILAEFYPRDSRH, encoded by the exons ATGTATTCGAAAACTATTGGAGAACGTCAAGCTACTAAAGAACAAATTTTGGCTATTACAAGAGATTTTATCTCGCAACCACGGCTCA CATATAAAACTGTTTCTGGTGTGAATGGACCACTGGTAATATTAGATGAAGTCAAATTTCCAAAGTTTGCAGAAATTGTTCAATTAAAACTTGCCGATGGATCCATGAGATCTGGACAAGTGTTGGAAGTATCTGGTTCAAAGGCAGTAGTGCAGGTATTCGAGGGTACTTCTGGCATTGATGCAaaaaatactcattgcgaatttacTGGCGACATCCTTCGAACTCCTGTGTCCGAGGATATGTTGGGTCGTGTGTTCAATGGATCTGGAAAACCAATCGACAAAGGCCCTCCTATTCTTGCAGAAGATTTCTTAGATATCGATGGTCAACCAATTAATCCTTGGTCGCGTATCTATCCTGAAGAAATGATACAAACTGGTATCTCAGCTATTGAtgttatgaattctattgctcgtgGGCAGAAGATTCCTATTTTCTCTGCTGCTGGTTTACCTCATAATGag ATTGCTGCACAAATTTGTCGTCAAGCAGGCCTTGTGAAATTACCTGGGAAATCAGTGTTGGATTCTCACGAGGACAACTTTGCTATTGTATTTGCTGCTATGGGTGTGAACATGGAAACTGCTCGTTTCTTCAAGCAAGATTTCGAAGAAAATGGTTCAATGGAAAATGTGTGCCTTTTCTTGAATTTGGCCAACGATCCCACTATTGAAAGAATTATCACTCCGCGTCTTGCTTTAACTGCAGCCGAATTTTTGGCTTATCAATGTGAAAAGCACGTTTTGGTCATACTTACTGATATGTCCTCTTATGCTGAGGCTCTCCGAGAGGTATCAGCTGCTCGTGAAGAAGTGCCTGGACGACGTGGTTTCCCTGGTTATATGTATAccgatttagcgactatataCGAACGAGCTGGTCGAGTAGAGGGTCGTAATGGTTCTATTACTCAGATTCCAATTCTAACTATGCCAAATGACGACATCACCCACCCTATTCCTGATTTAACTGGATATATTACCGAAGGCCAAATTTACGTTGATCGTCAACTTCATAACAGACAAATTTACCCACCCGTCAATGTGCTTCCTTCATTGTCTCGACTTATGAAGTCTGCCATCGGTGAAGGATTTACACGAAAAGATCACTCTGACGTGTCTAATCAATTG TATGCTTGTTACGCTATTGGGAAAGATGTACAAGCTATGAAAGCTGTTGTCGGTGAAGAAGCTTTAACGCCGGACGATTTGCTCTACTTAGAATTTCTTTCCAAGTTTGAGAAGAACTTCATTTCGCAGGGCAGCTACGAGAATCGTACAGTCTTTGAATCATTGGATATTGGTTGGCAATTGTTACGTATTTTCCCAAAAGAGATGTTGAAAAGAATTCCAGCCAACATTCTCGCCGAATTTTATCCGAGAGATTCGCGTCACTAA
- the Rlip gene encoding ral interacting protein yields MDFESPDVEKEFPGLYASESAKKSNESDFSDEGGHEKHSKKELLGGKRKEKKDRKDRGYATLEGESSPDEDQETKSPSKSKKTKAFKFPSKKEKREKSREKEGKEKDGEKEKDKKKKDKDEKDIEKEKRKEKEKDKAKQKLKDRKKGKHIGDDGLDIGEEQPVFGVSLHLAVERSRCHDGVELPLVVRDCIDFVEEHGMNVEGLYKVPGVKSKVQFLKKLYNYREAVNLSEFEPTVATSLLILFLRELPEPVLENSEMISRFEQAASTKDVAQREAQLVHLTQQLPECNRVLLAWVILHLDHVTAREKTTKMNAQTISMTLSPVLQMSHRLLLALLFHCKALFPNVQLKKYVPPLSAGSVNLPDTVESIAAELSKQESLLSQIHMQMNAGFVTKSREEQLWEVQRMITQLKRKYKTVQKMEGAAQKSLDEEVKSTDETAVVESNVQKTKTEEEDVEHLKLETQLSSNSTLKNSKTHVSEDNKEPTSTNVTQNKRNVHTHDKDIVDSAETSVVTLQSAEHKNALSNANENDSVVESEPEDAIDKLRESLIYEELLNMQALLKSRITQERNEIKRLMEMLSERGLEKKKPKERVHSPNEAEMTAMIQLIKENQLLEKKMTTLIRSIIEEKDACIELRVQLAVHQLAAKT; encoded by the exons ATGGATTTCGAGAGTCCGGatgtagaaaaagaatttcccgGATTGTATGCCTCGGAATCAGCCAAAAAAAGTAATGAAAGCGATT TTAGTGATGAAGGTGGACACGAGAAACATTCTAAAAAAGAACTTCTTGGTGGTaaacgaaaagaaaagaaagatcgAAAGGATCGAGGTTATGCCACCTTAGAGGGGGAAAGTTCCCCTGACGAAGATCAAGAAACAAA AAGTCCTTCAAAGTCAAAAAAGACCAAAGCTTTCAAATTTCCTTCAAAGAAAGAAAAACGTGAAAAGTCTAGAGAGAAAGAGGGTAAAGAAAAGGATGGTGAAAAGGAAAAAgacaaaaagaaaaaggacaaaGATGAAAAGGACATAGAGAAAGAGAAacgtaaagagaaagagaaggatAAAGCGAAGCAAAAATTAAAAGACCGTAAAAAAGGAAAGCATATTGGAGATGATGGCTTGGATATCGGAG AAGAGCAACCGGTATTTGGGGTTAGTCTGCATTTAGCTGTTGAAAGAAGTCGTTGTCATGATGGTGTTGAGCTACCTTTAGTAGTGAGAGACTGTATTGACTTTGTCGAAGAACATGGAATGAATGTAGAGGGCCTGTATAAAGTTCCAGGTGTGAAATCAAAAGTTCAATTTTTGAAGAAGTTGTACAACTACAGAGAAGCTGTCAATTTATCTGAATTTGAACCTACAGTGGCTACAAGTCTTTTAATACTATTTCTTAG GGAACTACCAGAGCCCGTATTAGAGAACAGTGAAATGATATCTAGGTTTGAACAAGCAGCATCTACAAAAGATGTTGCACAAAGAGAGGCACAATTAGTACACCTAACTCAACAACTACCTgagtgtaatagagttcttctcGCTTGGGTTATATTACATTTAGATCATGTCACAGCACGA GAAAAGACAACTAAAATGAATGCTCAAACTATCTCAATGACATTAAGTCCTGTACTACAGATGAGTCACAGGCTATTATTAGCTTTGTTATTTCATTGCAAAGCTCTTTTTCCAAATGTACAATTAAAGAAATACGTGCCACCACTTTCGGCTGGCAGTGTTAATCTTCCAGACACTGTAGAAAGTATAGCAGCTGAATTGTCTAAACAGGAGTCGTTACTCTCACAAATACACATGCAAATGAACGCAGGGTTTGTAACGAAATCGCGTGAAGAACAATTATGGGAAGTACAACGTATGATAACACAATTAAAG AGAAAATATAAAACAGTTCAAAAGATGGAAGGTGCTGCACAAAAAAGTTTAGATGAAGAAGTGAAATCAACTGATGAAACTGCGGTGGTAGAATCAAATGTACAAAAAACGAAAACAGAAGAGGAGGATGTGGAACATTTGAAATTAGAAACTCAGTTATCGTCTAACTCAACCTTAAAGAATAGTAAAACACACGTTTCAGAAGACAATAAGGAACCAACAAGTACAAATGTTACTCAGAATAAACGAAATGTTCATACACATGACAAAGATATTGTTGACTCTGCTGAAACATCTGTGGTTACATTGCAGTCTGCCGAGCATAAAAATGCTTTGTCTAATGCAAATGAAAATG ATTCAGTAGTAGAATCCGAGCCTGAAGATGCTATTGATAAGTTGAGGGAAAGTTTAATTTACGAAGAATTATTAAATATGCAAGCACTACTAAAATCTCGAATAACTCAGGAAAGGAATGAAATTAAACGATTGATGGAAATGTTATCGGAGCGTGGTTTAGAGAAAAAGAAACCAAAGGAAAGAGTACATTCGCCAAATGAAGCAGAGATGACAGCTATGATTCAATTAATCAAAGAAAATCAGCTACTCGAG AAAAAAATGACCACTTTAATTCGCAGTATCATAGAAGAAAAGGATGCTTGTATAGAGCTTCGTGTTCAACTGGCAGTTCATCAATTAGCAGCTAAAACCTGA